TCGTCTGCGCCGCCGTGGAGAGCGACGATCCGCGCATCAAAGGGTCCTGCATGATTATTCTTGAAGAGACGGACCCCGGCCTATTCGATCGCGGCGCACCGACGCTCAAACTCGTCCACCAGCTCTCATCCACGCGCGATCCCATTCTCAGTCTCCAGGTTCCCGCAAGCCGCATCATCGGCGGATATACGGTGCAGGACGGCGTCATCGTCCCCAATTTCGATCACAGCCAGGTGATCGAAGCGGTGTTCAAGCGGACGCGCGTCACCGTCGGGCTGATGACCGCCGCCAAGCTGTTGTCGGCGGTGGAGCCGATCATCCGCTATCAGCGGACGCGTTTCCGCGGCGGCGAACTGGAACCCGGCTCGCCGCGTTATGAGCTCGGCATCCAGCAAAAAGACGATGCGGTGCAGCGGCTGGCGGCAGTTTGGGCGATGGGCGAAGCGGCCGCGTCATTCGGCTTTGCCGCCGCGCGCGTTTTCGACGAACTGGCGCCGCTGGAGGAGGAGAAATTCCGCCTTTTCGCCGAACAAGGATTGAAAGGCCGCGCCGAGTTCAAAGCCCTGAAAGCCAAAGAGGCTGATGCGATCGAGTATGTGCAGCTGAAGGCCAAAAGGGAAACCTCATCGAGGCTTGAAGAGCTGGAAAACGACCCGATCACCCGTTACGTGGCCGTCGACGCACTGGCAAACGTGCTCTGCCCGGCCGTCAAGCTGTGGAATACCGGCGTCGGCGCCAACATGATGCGCGAGGCGGTTAGTCTGATGGGCGGATACGGCATCACTGAGGACTGCCCCGGCTTCCTCGGTCAAAAATGGATGGATGCTCAGCTCGAAGCCACCTACGAAGGGCCGGAAGCGGTGCAGCGACGTCAGCTCACCCTCACTCTTACGCAGCCGGTCTTTGCCGCCTATTATCAAACCTGGATCGACGAGTTGAAACAAATCGCCGAAAAACAGCCGCAGACCGGCGCCGGCGCGTTGGCGGCGGCTATGGAGCTGTGGCGATACACATTCGAGTTTCTACAGAATCACAAAGATGCCGACGGCCAAAAGCTTTGGGGAAGCGCGCGTCAGGGTGTGACTTTTCCCATGACCGACGCGTTCTGCTGGCTGGCGGCATCTTACCATCAAATCGCGGATGTCATGGAACTGGCGGAAAAGGGGCCGCAGAATCCTGCGATCGCCGAGGGGCTGGAAGGAACCTTGGCCTTTTTCCGCGACCTTTGTGCGCTGCAAGTCTTGCGCGCCGTGCGGGAAGCGGCCGGAATCTGCAGCGAGCAGTTCTACGGCTACGATGTGCCCGACCGCGATGATGCTCAGTTTGTCGCCTTGAAGACAGATGTCGAGCGCCGCATGGCGGGCCTCGGACAGGCCAAAGAGCGCGCCGGTGCAGCCTTGACGCAGATCATGATTCCTGAAGCCTTGGATTATCCCCAATAGAGGACGCTGTATGAAAAAGCTGTTGAGCGCCCAAGTTGCCGCCGGCCTTTTGGTCGCCGCCTTTAGTCTGCTGATGCTGCTTCACGTTTTGGGACTGAGGGGGCTCGTTCCGCTCGAGCTGATTTGGGGGAAAGGTATTGCAAACTTGCCGATCAGCCCGCTGACGGTTGAATTTCTGTCATTAACGGTATTGGCTCTCTTTATTGCCGTCATTGCCGCCCGAGCGGGATGGCTTCCGAGCCATGCTCCAAAGATTACCGCGGCTGCCGTATGGCTCCTTTTTGCGCTGTTACTGTTCCACGGCATTCTCGATCTGATCGATCCCGTACTGAACATGCCGTTGTTTCTGCGTCCATTTACACTCATTTTGGCGCTTTTGACGCTGCGCCTGGCCCTCTCTGAAATCCCATCATCCGGTCAAGGAAAGAACGAAAAAAACCATGACGGAAATTGAACCACAAACGGCGGGTGTCGACATTGTCTGCGTCGGTTTTGGACCGGCGACTGCGGGCTTTTTAACCACGCTGGCCGGCCGCATTTTGAATTCAGACGGTTCGCTGAACCTCGAAAGCCGCAAACTGCCCGGCATGCCGCTGCAGGTCATCTGCTACGAACGGGCCGACGATTTCGGTTTCGGCGTCTCGGGCGTAGTCAGCAAAGCGACGGCTATCCGCGCGAGCCTGCCCGACCTGCGTCCCGAAGAGATTCCTATGACCATTGAGGTCAAAAAGGAAAAGCTGGTCTATCTTTTGGATCCGCACGGCGCCTCGCGCCGCACGCGCCTGCATCGTCTATTCGACGGTCTGCTCAAGCCTTTTGCACGAAATTATGCGGTCGAAGCACCGTTTATTCCCAAGCCTTTGAATAAGCACGGCGGCCTGATCTTTTCCATCGGCCAGTTCAGTCAATGGGTTGCGGGACGCATCCTATCGACCGGCGCTGTGCAGCTTTGGCCGGCTACTCCGGTCAGCGCACCCTTGTTCGACGGCGACCGTGTGATCGGTGTGCGTCTGAGCGACCAGGGCGTCGACAAACAGGGAACGCCCGACGTGGGTTTTATGCCGGGCATGGACATTCATGCCGAGCTGACGGTCGTCGGCGACGGACCGGTCGGTTTTATCGGCCGTCAATTGGAGGAAAAGCTCGGCGTACCGGAAGAGTTTGAGCGTAAGGACTGGGCGGTGGGCATGAAGTTCGTCGTCGAGCTGCCCGAACATTCAACCCTGGAACCCGGCACCGTCATCCACACGCTCGGTTATCCGGAGCCGGAAATTTTCGGCTTTCTCTATGTTCATCCTGATCGAGTCGCCTCGCTGGGCATTTTTGTGCCCTCCTGGTTCGACAATCCGGCGCGCACCGCCTATCGCTACCTGCAGTACTGGATGATGCACCCCTACTTTTGGAAAGATCTGCAGGGCGGCGTGCTGCGCTCCTGGGGCGCCAAGTCGATTCAGGAGTCCGGCAAGCGCGGCGAGCCTTTTCTCGTCGGCGACGGCTATGCGCGCATCGGCGAGGGCAGCGGCACGACCAACATTTTTCTAAACTCCGGAGTCGATGAGGCATGGGAAAGCGGCGTGCTTTTGGCCGAAGCGACGGAAGAGCTGCTCAAGAGCGGCAAGTCGTTCACGCGTGAGAATTTGGAACAGACCTATCTCCGCAAACGGCGCTCCAGTCGTTTGGAAAAA
The nucleotide sequence above comes from candidate division KSB1 bacterium. Encoded proteins:
- a CDS encoding 4Fe-4S ferredoxin, which translates into the protein MTEIEPQTAGVDIVCVGFGPATAGFLTTLAGRILNSDGSLNLESRKLPGMPLQVICYERADDFGFGVSGVVSKATAIRASLPDLRPEEIPMTIEVKKEKLVYLLDPHGASRRTRLHRLFDGLLKPFARNYAVEAPFIPKPLNKHGGLIFSIGQFSQWVAGRILSTGAVQLWPATPVSAPLFDGDRVIGVRLSDQGVDKQGTPDVGFMPGMDIHAELTVVGDGPVGFIGRQLEEKLGVPEEFERKDWAVGMKFVVELPEHSTLEPGTVIHTLGYPEPEIFGFLYVHPDRVASLGIFVPSWFDNPARTAYRYLQYWMMHPYFWKDLQGGVLRSWGAKSIQESGKRGEPFLVGDGYARIGEGSGTTNIFLNSGVDEAWESGVLLAEATEELLKSGKSFTRENLEQTYLRKRRSSRLEKEAVAAQGARDGFQKGFFLGLLGMGLAMISAGRLKLPVRVRSAQEREPDLVRFFKGKLAPEEIRRIQQEAYAQGKAANEALMRAAGWPDIPYDGRLLVSHQDALLTGGKVQAPAGYKDHVVFIYPHLCESCTNKLCIEMCSGQAILPGADGVPEFDREKCIHCGACLWNCVKTLPEDPTRTNVSFQAGAGGLHSVEN
- a CDS encoding acyl-CoA/acyl-ACP dehydrogenase, which translates into the protein METIKTLPNDDIRAVMWRYADRYDLQMLVQSVRSAARGPVARAVAAGARRSHEWTEEKAALLQAFDDYGITALFMEPEQGGYISGPKNLALAIAAFELSWVDAGAATCSLAGNLALEPIHERGTEEQKRHYMSGAVPPQPGENRKILRGAFGLTEPLPFVGVETGMLSGRVRIAEWPEGGEPILQVDKRGRFITNMDFANFVCAAVESDDPRIKGSCMIILEETDPGLFDRGAPTLKLVHQLSSTRDPILSLQVPASRIIGGYTVQDGVIVPNFDHSQVIEAVFKRTRVTVGLMTAAKLLSAVEPIIRYQRTRFRGGELEPGSPRYELGIQQKDDAVQRLAAVWAMGEAAASFGFAAARVFDELAPLEEEKFRLFAEQGLKGRAEFKALKAKEADAIEYVQLKAKRETSSRLEELENDPITRYVAVDALANVLCPAVKLWNTGVGANMMREAVSLMGGYGITEDCPGFLGQKWMDAQLEATYEGPEAVQRRQLTLTLTQPVFAAYYQTWIDELKQIAEKQPQTGAGALAAAMELWRYTFEFLQNHKDADGQKLWGSARQGVTFPMTDAFCWLAASYHQIADVMELAEKGPQNPAIAEGLEGTLAFFRDLCALQVLRAVREAAGICSEQFYGYDVPDRDDAQFVALKTDVERRMAGLGQAKERAGAALTQIMIPEALDYPQ